One window of Schistocerca gregaria isolate iqSchGreg1 unplaced genomic scaffold, iqSchGreg1.2 ptg000182l, whole genome shotgun sequence genomic DNA carries:
- the LOC126304693 gene encoding gamma-tubulin complex component 3 homolog, with product MNLVKLALWTAEPFRRLKWLAAVIESKLASFPDGDDIGDVFLEETTARLTQLRQMRSHGASYPQSLRKILEIFTSRPVLTMIQNWMYQGILNDPFNEFFIIKNDLTTLMRTLGKGDIESLKPDDPHDWDWDKQYLLVHARIPPFICQKIALEILSIGKGVNFMRQCCGDVTWINTSMAKFLQSDSNCRAIHIDQLLQPIDRLYKLVNDRLVSLMLDKFHLMEHMEAIRGYVFLGQGDLVQTLTDSLAHELNLPPGRQYRHNFLPAVDAAFKTSSASSWPAYLQECCDILIRTNKNLAPERPSSSYYNPKDGWDTVELFYKLSSPISAVIGNKSLLQQYRLVFRFLWRLKRTEHILVNTWRVLTNCSKQLLTIVPEISGLLHLCHMTRHEMVCFSNNIQYYFMCEVLESSWQTLQQKVYSSLSLDEIVNSYNFYISTIVKAIFFDYTSVSHPKNTDSKDANKTQKTLSSMILEISDVIREFCHQCEMLYSVSCEIASFSNPEFRENLEHTDRYKWGVTGEDEAVIQDFKEHLEKILTVELNTAIDKYKQVFRQFLTTLSYEVKKGNNAHLRYLFQRINYNSYYTLESRRNQFASTISPTVCSTTISNSMLDAIKGDSPLNAKINSATAETPKNP from the coding sequence ATGAACTTGGTGAAACTGGCCTTGTGGACGGCCGAACCTTTTCGACGCTTGAAATGGCTAGCTGCCGTTATTGAGAGTAAACTTGCATCTTTCCCGGACGGTGACGATATCGGTGATGTTTTTTTAGAAGAAACTACTGCTCGCCTGACCCAACTGAGGCAAATGCGTTCTCATGGGGCATCCTACCCTCAGTCGCTCAGAAAAATCCTCGAAATATTTACTTCTAGGCCAGTCTTGACAATGATTCAAAACTGGATGTATCAGGGCATTTTGAATGATCCCTTCAACGAATTTTTCATTATCAAAAATGATCTGACTACTCTAATGCGCACTTTAGGAAAAGGCGACATTGAGTCATTGAAGCCAGATGATCCTCACGACTGGGACTGGGACAAGCAATACCTGCTTGTTCATGCACGCATTCCACCCTTCATTTGTCAGAAGATTGCGCTAGAAATCTTGAGCATTGGAAAAGGAGTCAATTTCATGAGGCAATGCTGTGGGGACGTAACATGGATCAACACCTCTATGGCCAAATTTTTGCAATCCGACTCAAATTGTCGAGCCATCCATATCGATCAGCTCCTGCAACCTATCGATCGGCTATACAAGCTTGTCAATGATCGGTTAGTATCACTCATGCTCGACAAATTTCACCTAATGGAACACATGGAAGCAATTCGAGGATATGTGTTTTTGGGACAAGGTGACCTAGTCCAAACCCTCACCGACTCTTTAGCCCACGAACTTAATCTACCTCCCGGCAGACAATACCGACATAATTTTTTGCCTGCTGTCGATGCTGCCTTTAAAACCTCTTCAGCATCTTCTTGGCCTGCCTACCTACAAGAATGCTGTGACATACTCATTCGTACAAACAAAAACTTAGCGCCAGAACGTCCCTCCTCATCTTACTACAACCCAAAGGATGGCTGGGACACTGTTGAACTTTTCTACAAACTATCATCTCCTATCAGTGCTGTCATAGGAAACAAGTCACTTCTCCAGCAGTATAGACTTGTGTTCCGCTTTTTGTGGAGACTCAAACGAACCGAACACATTTTGGTAAACACCTGGAGAGTTCTGACCAACTGTTCTAAACAACTTCTGACCATCGTGCCAGAAATTTCTGGCTTGCTTCACCTCTGTCACATGACACGACACGAAATGGTATGCTTTTCTAACAACATACAGTACTATTTCATGTGTGAGGTTTTAGAAAGTTCTTGGCAAACACTGCAGCAAAAAGTTTATTCCAGCCTCTCTTTAGATGAAATCGTAAACTCCTACAATTTCTACATTTCCACTATTGTAAAAGCAATCTTCTTTGATTATACATCTGTCTCTCATCCTAAAAATACAGACTCAAAAGACGCTAATAAGACTCAAAAAACTCTCTCTTCTATGATCTTAGAAATCTCAGACGTCATAAGAGAGTTTTGCCATCAGTGTGAAATGCTCTATTCGGTTTCATGCGAAATTGCTTCTTTTAGTAATCCAGAGTTCCGAGAAAATTTGGAACATACTGACAGGTACAAATGGGGAGTCACAGGGGAAGATGAAGCTGTTATTCAAGATTTTAAAGAGCACTTGGAAAAAATTTTAACTGTCGAATTGAATACGGCTATTGATAAATACAAGCAAGTGTTTCGTCAATTCCTAACCACTTTAAGCTACGAAGTAAAAAAAGGGAACAACGCTCATCTAAGATACTTGTTTCAACGTATAAACTACAATTCATATTATACACTTGAAAGTCGTCGAAATCAGTTCGCATCCACAATAAGTCCAACTGTTTGTTCTACCACGATATCAAATTCCATGCTCGATGCTATAAAAGGTGACAGTCcattaaatgcaaaaataaattcaGCAACTGCTGAGACTCCAAAAAATCCATAA
- the LOC126304694 gene encoding uncharacterized protein LOC126304694 isoform X2, translated as MYLFNSREDAIMTKNIVSSMNTSRTYLNYLNPTSTTHLNASVINPDNELLYTSTNLNTNHQKTCHLQEPDSDIINASILNMLASASPSLKNNLVSLLLQHNPGVEQQLLHSSDLHLPLAKHTYPQSLDNASEDSSVLYGTSFPRSMWQYENHLRLNSSFNEKDDKLDINTSNMHNNSSKKDELMLTTSMKYRSKTISQLLEERRKIFIGYDHERRINVRCIETYGFAIMTTARSTFERSYFEILPIIEDITNSMYGVLKHEIRGFPSRFGGIEKIERGRIHYFIQCWDKSVSVIRIFDRLMVDSRMPRIRWTDRIYPVETAALAGEDFMNTVTALADRELDNWTSNGNDFPNHRHELIPKMKIGIVIESHLAPEFTQDVGRALKMAKRTTEFFDRHPQGCDRLVVACFFNEVFLLSMIKPLNKNNLNNFRVMEMAQWTNSHMKAMNRGETFGPKFCSESSLLYNSDQYYCMSPEINTFYGNSCKEVYFEERSYRENGRLDKLWRDTTPLASNSNSCILHDSASFCQHPTSQTTLRPNAKKQDFCNEKSDSLYVNDEQLLPKETSKFSPEGLLLNYLKTNLEEQDGAKNINREYQIASKKRRLSEDAITKCRDGLS; from the exons ATG TATCTTTTCAACAGTAGGGAAGATGCTATTATGACAAAGAACATAGTTTCTTCTATGAATACTTCTAGAACTTATTTGAATTATCTAAACCCTACGTCTACAACTCATTTAAATGCAAGCGTCATTAATCCAGATAACGAACTTCTATATACCTCAACAAACCTTAATACGAATCACCAAAAAACCTGCCATCTTCAAGAACCAGATTCAGATATTATTAATGCATCCATACTTAATATGCTTGCTTCAGCAAGTCCCAGTTTGAAAAATAATCTCGTTTCCTTGTTATTACAACATAACCCTGGAGTTGAACAACAACTATTGCACAGTTCTGATCTCCATCTTCCGCTAGCAAAACACACATATCCTCAATCGCTTGATAATGCTTCTGAAGATTCATCTGTATTATACGGCACTTCCTTTCCTCGTAGTATGTGGCAATACGAAAATCATTTAAGACTGAATTCTTCTTTTAACGAAAAAGATGACAAGCTTGACATTAACACGTCAAACATGCACAATAATTCATCTAAAAAAGACGAATTAATGTTAACCACCTCGATGAAATACAGATCTAAAACCATTTCCCAATTgctagaagaaagaagaaaaatttttattgGGTATGATCACGAACGTCGCATCAATGTACGTTGTATTGAAACGTACGGATTTGCCATCATGACAACCGCAAGAAGTACATTCGAAAGATCATATTTCGAGATTTTGCCTATTATCGAAGATATCACAAATTCAATGTATGGTGTATTGAAACACGAAATTCGAGGGTTCCCTTCTAGATTCGGTGGCATAGAGAAAATTGAGAGAGGCCGAATTCATTATTTTATCCAGTGCTGGGATAAAAGTGTATCTGTAATTCGCATATTTGACAGGTTAATGGTTGATTCTAGAATGCCCAGAATTCGTTGGACTGACAGAATATACCCGGTCGAGACAGCAGCCTTAGCCGGCGAGGATTTTATGAATACCGTTACAGCTTTAGCAGACCGTGAATTAGATAATTGGACAAGTAATGGCAATGACTTTCCTAATCATAGACACGAACTTATTCCCAAAATGAAAATAGGGATTGTCATAGAGTCGCACCTGGCACCAGAATTTACTCAAGATGTAGGGCGGGCATTAAAAATGGCCAAAAGAACAACTGAGTTTTTTGATAGACATCCTCAAGGTTGCGATAGACTAGTCGTAGCTTGCTTTTTTAACGAAGTATTTTTGCTGTCGATGATTAAGCCGCTCAACAAGAACAATCTTAACAATTTCAGGGTTATGGAGATGGCACAGTGGACAAATTCACATATGAAGGCAATGAATAGAGGAGAAACTTTCGGACCAAAATTTTGTTCAGAATCATCGTTACTTTACAATAGTGACCAGTATTATTGCATGTCCCCTGAAATTAACACCTTCTACGGTAATTCATGTAAAGAAGTGTATTTCGAAGAACGATCCTACAGAGAGAATGGTAGGTTAGATAAGCTATGGCGCGATACCACGCCCTTAGCTAGTAATAGTAATTCATGTATACTACATGATTCGGCATCGTTTTGTCAGCACCCAACCTCTCAAACCACACTTCGTCCGAACGCGAAAAAACAAGATTTTTGTAACGAGAAGTCAGATAGTCTTTATGTCAATGATGAGCAATTGTTACCTAAAGAAACGTCAAAATTTTCACCAGAAggtcttttattaaattatttaaaaactaaTTTAGAAGAGCAAGATGGCGCAAAAAACATTAACAGAGAATATCAAATAGCTTCCAAAAAAAGAAGATTGAGCGAAGATGCTATAACTAAG TGTAGGGATGGTTTAAGCTGA
- the LOC126304694 gene encoding uncharacterized protein LOC126304694 isoform X1, with protein MYLFNSREDAIMTKNIVSSMNTSRTYLNYLNPTSTTHLNASVINPDNELLYTSTNLNTNHQKTCHLQEPDSDIINASILNMLASASPSLKNNLVSLLLQHNPGVEQQLLHSSDLHLPLAKHTYPQSLDNASEDSSVLYGTSFPRSMWQYENHLRLNSSFNEKDDKLDINTSNMHNNSSKKDELMLTTSMKYRSKTISQLLEERRKIFIGYDHERRINVRCIETYGFAIMTTARSTFERSYFEILPIIEDITNSMYGVLKHEIRGFPSRFGGIEKIERGRIHYFIQCWDKSVSVIRIFDRLMVDSRMPRIRWTDRIYPVETAALAGEDFMNTVTALADRELDNWTSNGNDFPNHRHELIPKMKIGIVIESHLAPEFTQDVGRALKMAKRTTEFFDRHPQGCDRLVVACFFNEVFLLSMIKPLNKNNLNNFRVMEMAQWTNSHMKAMNRGETFGPKFCSESSLLYNSDQYYCMSPEINTFYGNSCKEVYFEERSYRENGRLDKLWRDTTPLASNSNSCILHDSASFCQHPTSQTTLRPNAKKQDFCNEKSDSLYVNDEQLLPKETSKFSPEGLLLNYLKTNLEEQDGAKNINREYQIASKKRRLSEDAITKVSFSDPTLSA; from the exons ATG TATCTTTTCAACAGTAGGGAAGATGCTATTATGACAAAGAACATAGTTTCTTCTATGAATACTTCTAGAACTTATTTGAATTATCTAAACCCTACGTCTACAACTCATTTAAATGCAAGCGTCATTAATCCAGATAACGAACTTCTATATACCTCAACAAACCTTAATACGAATCACCAAAAAACCTGCCATCTTCAAGAACCAGATTCAGATATTATTAATGCATCCATACTTAATATGCTTGCTTCAGCAAGTCCCAGTTTGAAAAATAATCTCGTTTCCTTGTTATTACAACATAACCCTGGAGTTGAACAACAACTATTGCACAGTTCTGATCTCCATCTTCCGCTAGCAAAACACACATATCCTCAATCGCTTGATAATGCTTCTGAAGATTCATCTGTATTATACGGCACTTCCTTTCCTCGTAGTATGTGGCAATACGAAAATCATTTAAGACTGAATTCTTCTTTTAACGAAAAAGATGACAAGCTTGACATTAACACGTCAAACATGCACAATAATTCATCTAAAAAAGACGAATTAATGTTAACCACCTCGATGAAATACAGATCTAAAACCATTTCCCAATTgctagaagaaagaagaaaaatttttattgGGTATGATCACGAACGTCGCATCAATGTACGTTGTATTGAAACGTACGGATTTGCCATCATGACAACCGCAAGAAGTACATTCGAAAGATCATATTTCGAGATTTTGCCTATTATCGAAGATATCACAAATTCAATGTATGGTGTATTGAAACACGAAATTCGAGGGTTCCCTTCTAGATTCGGTGGCATAGAGAAAATTGAGAGAGGCCGAATTCATTATTTTATCCAGTGCTGGGATAAAAGTGTATCTGTAATTCGCATATTTGACAGGTTAATGGTTGATTCTAGAATGCCCAGAATTCGTTGGACTGACAGAATATACCCGGTCGAGACAGCAGCCTTAGCCGGCGAGGATTTTATGAATACCGTTACAGCTTTAGCAGACCGTGAATTAGATAATTGGACAAGTAATGGCAATGACTTTCCTAATCATAGACACGAACTTATTCCCAAAATGAAAATAGGGATTGTCATAGAGTCGCACCTGGCACCAGAATTTACTCAAGATGTAGGGCGGGCATTAAAAATGGCCAAAAGAACAACTGAGTTTTTTGATAGACATCCTCAAGGTTGCGATAGACTAGTCGTAGCTTGCTTTTTTAACGAAGTATTTTTGCTGTCGATGATTAAGCCGCTCAACAAGAACAATCTTAACAATTTCAGGGTTATGGAGATGGCACAGTGGACAAATTCACATATGAAGGCAATGAATAGAGGAGAAACTTTCGGACCAAAATTTTGTTCAGAATCATCGTTACTTTACAATAGTGACCAGTATTATTGCATGTCCCCTGAAATTAACACCTTCTACGGTAATTCATGTAAAGAAGTGTATTTCGAAGAACGATCCTACAGAGAGAATGGTAGGTTAGATAAGCTATGGCGCGATACCACGCCCTTAGCTAGTAATAGTAATTCATGTATACTACATGATTCGGCATCGTTTTGTCAGCACCCAACCTCTCAAACCACACTTCGTCCGAACGCGAAAAAACAAGATTTTTGTAACGAGAAGTCAGATAGTCTTTATGTCAATGATGAGCAATTGTTACCTAAAGAAACGTCAAAATTTTCACCAGAAggtcttttattaaattatttaaaaactaaTTTAGAAGAGCAAGATGGCGCAAAAAACATTAACAGAGAATATCAAATAGCTTCCAAAAAAAGAAGATTGAGCGAAGATGCTATAACTAAGGTAAGTTTTTCTGATCCTACATTATCTGCTTGA
- the LOC126304696 gene encoding cysteinylglycine-S-conjugate dipeptidase-like: MDPHISRKFINGEWEDSILPALKEYVSIHNVSPAYDKNWETNGYIDHVVELFTGWILSQNLRGMYMEVYREEGRTPLILVEIEPSSEKCADRTVLLYGHMDKQPPLLPWDDGLHPYRPVIRDGLLYGRGCADDGYALFSSVAAIRNLQVQNLDHARCLIMIESGEESGSPDLPYYMEKLSSKIGKPDFIICLDSGCGNYEQLWLTTSLRGLVSGTLTVQILERGVHSGHASGIVPSSFRIIRQLLDRIEDPDTGVLKIPELNVEIPPDRVKEAERCAQSLGSSIADEFPFIAGSGPVSTNYAELLLNRCWRPTLSITGVDGLPSLSESGNVLRSHTSLQLSVRVPPTADASLAAEALKRVLEADPPYGARVSFVYEKSGAGWNAATLSPWASQSFDNSSMEYFGKHCDYMGEGGSIPLINLLANHFPQSQLCVTGLLGPDSNAHGPNERLDIEYAKKLTCCISQIIYDHANPQIEKK; the protein is encoded by the exons ATGGATCCTCATATATCCAGAAAATTCATAAATGGTGAGTGGGAGGACAGCATCCTTCCCGCTCTGAAGGAATATGTGTCTATTCACAATGTGAGCCCAG CCTACGACAAAAACTGGGAAACCAACGGCTACATAGATCACGTCGTGGAGCTGTTTACGGGGTGGATCCTGTCGCAAAACTTGCGCGGAATGTACATGGAG GTGTACCGCGAGGAGGGTCGAACGCCCTTGATCTTGGTGGAGATTGAGCCCAGTTCTGAGAAGTGCGCTGATCG AACTGTTTTATTGTACGGTCACATGGACAAGCAGCCCCCGTTGTTGCCGTGGGACGACGGATTGCACCCCTACAGGCCCGTGATCCGAGACGGACTCCTGTACGGACGAGGGTGCGCGGACGACGGTTACGCACTTTTTTCTAGCGTGGCCGCAATTCGAAACTTGCAAGTTCAAAACTTGGACCACGCCCGCTGTTTGATTATGATCGAGTCCGGCGAAGAAAGCGGGTCTCCAGACTTGCCCTACTACATGGAAAAGTTGTCTTCGAAGATCGGGAAGCCAGACTTCATTATTTGCCTAGACTCTGGATGCGGGAACTACGAGCAGTTGTGGTTGACCACGTCGCTTCGTGGACTCGTTTCTGGGACTCTGACGGTTCAAATTCTTGAGAGGGGTGTCCACAGCGGCCACGCCAGTGGAATTGTACCGTCCTCTTTTCGCATAATTCGACAGCTCCTCGACCGCATCGAGGACCCTGATACAGGAGTCCTGAAAATACCAGAGCTGAACGTTGAAATTCCGCCCGATAGGGTGAAAGAAGCTGAGCGCTGCGCGCAGAGCTTAGGAAGTTCGATCGCAGACGAATTTCCTTTTATTGCTGGCAGTGGGCCAGTCAGTACCAACTATGCCGAGCTGCTGCTCAACCGCTGCTGGAGGCCAACACTGTCAATAACAGGTGTCGACGGCCTGCCCAGCTTGAGCGAATCGGGCAACGTTCTTCGTTCTCATACCTCCCTTCAGCTTTCCGTTCGAGTGCCGCCTACAGCAGATGCCTCGCTCGCCGCAGAGGCTCTAAAGCGCGTTCTCGAGGCAGACCCCCCCTATGGCGCCCGTGTCAGCTTCGTTTACGAAAAGTCGGGGGCCGGATGGAACGCAGCGACCCTGAGCCCTTGGGCCTCTCAGAGCTTCGACAACTCCTCTATGGAGTACTTCGGTAAGCACTGCGACTACATGGGCGAGGGCGGAAGCATTCCCCTCATCAATTTATTGGCAAACCACTTTCCACAATCGCAGCTGTGCGTCACCGGCCTCCTGGGGCCCGACAGCAATGCGCACGGACCAAACGAACGCCTCGACATCGAATACGCCAAAAAACTCACATGTTGTATATCGCAAATTATTTATGACCATGCAAATCCGCAAATAGAAAAAAAGTAA